The following coding sequences are from one Myxococcales bacterium window:
- a CDS encoding sugar phosphate isomerase/epimerase, whose translation MASSENEIHVEGRPGASKDPGRWPHGWQRRDLFTAALAAGTAALSTNTHTAEATETSVRTVRKPAVPRALPFKISLAQWSLHKALRAGELDPLDFAKVANGFGFDGIEYVNQFYADKAKDRTYLAELKRRAADEGVWSVLIMVDREGAMGAADKADRAKTVENHKKWVEAAAYLGCHAIRVNAHSEGSYDEQIQRAADGLQSLATYADTLGINVIVENHGGLSSNAQWLCAVMKAAAHPRCGTLPDFGNFRIKEGEEYDRYQGTQELMPYAKSVSAKSYDFDKRGEETKIDYTRMMKIVTTAGYRGYVGVEYEGSRLSEVDGLLATKKLLEKVRNKLLRTPA comes from the coding sequence ATGGCTTCGAGCGAGAATGAAATCCACGTCGAGGGGCGGCCGGGGGCGAGCAAGGACCCCGGGAGATGGCCCCACGGATGGCAGCGGCGAGACCTCTTCACGGCGGCCCTTGCGGCCGGAACGGCGGCCTTGTCCACAAACACCCACACAGCGGAGGCCACGGAGACGTCCGTGCGCACGGTCCGCAAACCCGCTGTGCCGCGCGCCCTTCCCTTCAAAATCTCACTCGCACAGTGGTCGCTGCACAAGGCGCTCAGGGCCGGCGAGCTGGATCCGCTCGACTTTGCGAAGGTCGCAAACGGCTTTGGCTTCGACGGCATCGAGTACGTGAACCAGTTCTACGCTGACAAAGCCAAAGACCGCACTTACCTGGCCGAGCTGAAACGTCGGGCCGCCGACGAGGGTGTGTGGAGTGTGCTCATCATGGTCGACCGTGAAGGTGCCATGGGCGCCGCGGACAAGGCGGACCGGGCGAAGACCGTCGAGAACCACAAGAAGTGGGTAGAAGCGGCGGCCTACCTCGGATGCCACGCGATTCGGGTCAACGCGCACAGCGAGGGCAGCTACGACGAACAGATCCAGCGTGCGGCCGATGGGCTGCAGTCCCTGGCGACCTATGCGGACACGCTGGGCATCAACGTCATCGTCGAAAATCACGGCGGCCTTTCGTCGAACGCCCAGTGGCTCTGCGCGGTCATGAAGGCCGCAGCCCACCCCCGCTGCGGCACACTTCCCGATTTCGGCAACTTCCGCATCAAGGAGGGGGAGGAGTACGACCGCTACCAGGGGACGCAAGAACTCATGCCCTACGCCAAGTCGGTGAGCGCCAAGAGCTACGACTTCGACAAACGCGGGGAAGAGACGAAGATCGATTACACCCGCATGATGAAGATCGTGACCACTGCCGGCTACCGGGGCTACGTGGGCGTGGAGTACGAAGGCAGCCGCCTTTCGGAGGTCGACGGGCTTTTGGCCACGAAAAAACTTCTCGAGAAGGTACGCAACAAGCTCCTGCGGACGCCCGCGTAG
- a CDS encoding metallophosphatase family protein has translation MRYGIVSDTHANIEALEAVFKALASESIDRYVCLGDTVGYGASPNETCALMRQKVAFSILGNHDAAVAGRMDYSYYYFAARHALDKHARELDPGHMEWLKTLPYEVRENDVHFCHGSPLNIEEFDYIFARDQAAQCMQIWESMSSLTVIGHSHLCKAFALNPEHDRTTSQEVVAQTFELRPGWKYIVSVGSVGQPRDFDPRASYVIYDTDRRLFEFRRVEYDVKRSADKILATDLEPNFGTRLYLGI, from the coding sequence ATGCGGTACGGCATCGTTTCTGACACCCACGCCAACATCGAAGCCTTGGAGGCCGTGTTCAAGGCCCTGGCGTCGGAATCCATCGATCGCTACGTGTGTCTGGGAGACACCGTTGGCTACGGAGCAAGTCCCAACGAGACCTGCGCGCTCATGCGCCAAAAGGTCGCGTTTTCGATCCTGGGCAACCACGACGCTGCCGTGGCGGGGCGCATGGACTACTCCTACTACTATTTCGCCGCCCGGCACGCGCTCGACAAGCATGCGCGCGAGCTCGACCCGGGTCACATGGAGTGGCTCAAAACCCTGCCTTACGAGGTGCGCGAGAACGACGTGCACTTCTGTCACGGCTCGCCGCTGAACATCGAAGAATTCGATTACATCTTCGCCCGCGATCAGGCGGCCCAGTGCATGCAGATCTGGGAGAGCATGTCGAGCCTCACGGTGATCGGACACTCCCACCTGTGTAAGGCCTTTGCGCTCAACCCCGAGCACGACCGCACCACCTCACAAGAGGTGGTGGCCCAGACCTTCGAGCTGCGGCCAGGATGGAAGTACATCGTGAGCGTGGGCTCCGTGGGTCAGCCCCGCGACTTCGATCCCCGGGCGTCCTACGTGATTTACGACACCGACAGGCGGCTTTTCGAGTTTCGCCGGGTGGAGTACGACGTGAAGCGCTCGGCCGACAAGATCCTTGCCACGGATCTCGAGCCCAACTTCGGTACGCGGCTCTACCTCGGAATCTGA
- a CDS encoding TolC family protein: protein MVRSSRFVRLSALFALVEARRRGLAPLGLAVLLTVGWPQDELWAQPDGDAPPEEAAATISATAPNPLLPAADESSSSPVDQGPAGTYDLETLLALARQHNPGLGASRSATAVIRGQLSEAKRSWLPTGEFTSLLAPSPNIRCLPSIEECRSTGSDNDPNIRDPNIGFSGLFTRTQITLAQPVYTFGKISAGIDAAEAGVEASKSRERGAAAELELNVKRAYYGFKLAREVEATLREGLDYVKQAEDMVQKDLDEGGGNMTVTDKLRLQTTRAEVEAQLLEVSRGADVARNGIKALIGPDGPKKIVIDKEPLETLTVPVRPLSYYEEIAMLSRPEVRALSYFVRAQENLAKLATARLLPDIVILATANYAYASSVDDPFFAFANDPYNNRTVGAGAALRVPLDFGQRDAQAKQARSSAQEAAFRRREALGGIAFEVSRAYLEMTEAKSRIEALARGEKLARRWMTSIVQKMDLGLAETREVTDALRSYFTMRVRYLQSVHDFNVAVAALARATGSQVAS from the coding sequence ATGGTCAGGTCTTCTAGATTCGTTCGTCTCTCGGCCCTTTTTGCTCTCGTGGAGGCCCGCAGGCGGGGGCTTGCGCCGCTGGGGCTCGCGGTGCTGCTCACGGTGGGGTGGCCGCAGGATGAACTCTGGGCACAGCCAGACGGCGATGCCCCGCCCGAAGAGGCTGCCGCCACAATCTCCGCGACCGCCCCAAACCCCTTGCTTCCCGCAGCCGACGAGAGCTCCAGCTCCCCCGTAGACCAAGGCCCCGCTGGCACGTACGACCTTGAAACCCTGTTGGCGCTGGCCCGCCAACACAACCCGGGGCTCGGGGCCAGCCGCAGCGCCACGGCCGTCATTCGAGGGCAGCTCAGCGAAGCCAAACGCAGCTGGCTTCCCACCGGCGAATTCACCTCACTCCTTGCGCCCTCGCCCAACATAAGGTGCCTACCCTCGATTGAGGAATGCCGGAGCACGGGCAGCGACAACGACCCGAACATTCGGGACCCGAACATCGGCTTTTCCGGTCTCTTCACGCGCACCCAGATCACGCTGGCTCAGCCGGTGTACACCTTCGGCAAGATCTCCGCGGGAATCGACGCCGCCGAGGCGGGCGTCGAGGCCTCGAAGAGCCGCGAACGAGGCGCCGCCGCCGAGCTCGAGCTCAACGTCAAACGGGCCTACTACGGTTTCAAGCTGGCGCGCGAGGTGGAGGCCACGCTCCGTGAGGGCCTCGACTACGTCAAGCAGGCCGAGGACATGGTCCAAAAAGACCTCGACGAAGGCGGCGGCAACATGACCGTGACGGACAAGCTTCGGCTGCAGACCACGCGCGCCGAGGTGGAAGCGCAGCTGCTCGAGGTCTCCCGCGGCGCCGATGTCGCGCGCAACGGCATCAAAGCGCTGATAGGTCCCGACGGGCCCAAAAAGATCGTCATCGACAAGGAGCCGCTCGAGACGCTGACCGTGCCCGTGCGACCGCTCTCCTACTACGAGGAGATCGCCATGCTCTCGCGTCCCGAGGTACGGGCCCTGTCCTACTTCGTGCGCGCCCAGGAAAACCTTGCGAAGCTCGCCACAGCGAGGCTCTTACCCGACATCGTGATTTTGGCCACGGCCAACTATGCGTACGCGAGCTCGGTCGACGACCCTTTCTTTGCTTTTGCCAACGACCCCTACAACAATCGCACCGTCGGCGCGGGGGCCGCCTTGCGGGTCCCGCTCGACTTCGGCCAGCGGGATGCCCAGGCGAAGCAGGCCCGCTCGTCCGCCCAGGAGGCCGCGTTCCGACGCCGGGAAGCGCTCGGGGGCATCGCCTTCGAGGTGTCCCGGGCCTATCTCGAGATGACCGAAGCGAAGAGCCGCATCGAAGCGCTCGCGCGGGGCGAAAAGCTGGCCCGCCGCTGGATGACCTCGATCGTGCAGAAGATGGACCTGGGCCTCGCGGAGACGCGCGAGGTCACCGACGCGCTTCGCTCGTACTTCACGATGCGCGTTCGCTACCTGCAATCCGTTCACGACTTCAACGTTGCCGTGGCCGCGTTGGCCCGCGCCACGGGCAGTCAAGTCGCGAGCTGA
- a CDS encoding acyl-CoA thioesterase produces MPVTDPSATPFTPRASRVEAVHIVLPGQTNALGTIFGGTLMQWIDVAGAIAAARHAQGPVVTASMDRLHFLRPVRLGEVVIVQAQVNYAARTSLEVGVRVLAEDQRTRHQVQATRAYLTFVAIDDHGRPRPVPALLSETPEDERRLAAATRRRASRLAERHEMEVRDADLRGPTVGEGSR; encoded by the coding sequence ATGCCTGTGACGGATCCATCGGCCACCCCATTCACCCCGAGGGCCTCACGCGTCGAGGCCGTCCACATCGTGCTGCCGGGCCAAACGAACGCGCTCGGCACGATCTTTGGAGGTACGCTCATGCAATGGATCGACGTGGCCGGCGCGATTGCCGCCGCTCGGCATGCGCAAGGCCCGGTGGTGACGGCGTCGATGGACCGTCTGCACTTCCTCCGCCCTGTTCGTCTGGGTGAGGTGGTGATCGTCCAGGCGCAGGTCAACTACGCCGCCCGCACCTCGCTGGAAGTGGGTGTGCGCGTGCTCGCCGAGGATCAGCGCACCCGGCACCAGGTGCAGGCCACACGCGCGTACCTGACCTTCGTGGCCATCGACGACCATGGGCGCCCAAGGCCGGTTCCCGCGTTGCTCTCGGAGACGCCCGAAGACGAGCGCCGCCTGGCCGCGGCCACCCGGCGCCGGGCGTCTCGTTTGGCCGAGCGCCACGAGATGGAGGTGCGCGACGCCGACCTCCGAGGCCCGACGGTCGGGGAGGGGAGCCGATGA
- the mutS gene encoding DNA mismatch repair protein MutS → MAANEKSDGAPTALMRQYLEVKARHPDALLFFRLGDFYEMFYEDAVYAARVLGLTLTSRDKGKDPEKEDAVPMCGVPHHAAQGYIAKLTELGHRVALCEQLEDPRTVKGIVKRDVVRVITPGVIIDEETLDPRTPNFVAAVAADPRDGYGVAFADVTTGDFRATSVQSREALIDELARVEPNELVVVDGEAELAALVRKAYGRLPQSRLKRADATAEEALAWLEDALGAGLPREALSRLPAVALAAARVLRYARETQVLAPLPIARLELYHRDEHLIIDEQARAHLELTATMLGGRREGSLLHTLDATCSPMGGRLLRRWLLFPLLDVAAIRRRLDAVERLVAHHGARDEVRRHLGAQGDVERLASRARLGVATPRDLVVLGRSLARLPSLVEALSQARQDLVPEDPAHDGLDLGPDLGGDLAHALLTTLDDNASASTKEGGYVLAGVSPELDELRAIASGGRDRIAEIEARERTRTGIPSLKVKFNNVFGYFIEVTKTHLASVPADYVRKQTVANAERFVTAELGEYEAKILSADERRVAIELGIFQALRDQVAAASDRLLALGAKVAAVDVLAALAEQAHRNGYVRPDVDDGEVLDLRECRHPVVERLAAAGGFVPNDVRLDTETQQLLLVTGPNMAGKSTLIRQVALSVILAQMGSFVPARSARVGVCDRVFTRVGAGDNLARGESTFLVEMRETAHILRNATRKSLVILDEIGRGTSTYDGVSIAWAVAEHLHDRVGARALFATHYHELCALSELHPRVVNVAVAAREWNGDVVFLRKLMPGGANRSFGVEVAKLAGLPDVVVARAQEILRTLESDRAGGRGPSPAKPAQELPQLGLFDGARRPTPAAAPVLPAPLAVLEDIVARLHAVQPDDLSPRAAWALVEELRKKLTSTDSSAP, encoded by the coding sequence ATGGCGGCGAACGAAAAGAGCGACGGGGCGCCCACCGCCCTCATGCGCCAGTACCTCGAGGTCAAGGCGCGCCACCCCGATGCCCTGCTGTTTTTCCGGCTGGGCGATTTTTACGAGATGTTTTACGAGGACGCCGTCTACGCGGCGCGCGTCCTGGGGCTCACGCTCACCTCCCGCGACAAGGGTAAAGATCCGGAGAAAGAGGATGCCGTGCCCATGTGCGGCGTCCCCCATCACGCGGCCCAGGGGTACATCGCCAAGCTCACGGAGCTCGGTCACCGGGTGGCTCTCTGCGAGCAGCTCGAAGATCCACGCACCGTCAAGGGCATCGTCAAGCGCGACGTGGTGCGGGTGATCACCCCCGGCGTCATCATCGACGAAGAGACCCTGGACCCGCGCACACCCAACTTCGTGGCCGCGGTGGCGGCGGACCCGAGGGACGGGTACGGCGTGGCATTCGCGGATGTGACCACCGGCGACTTTCGCGCCACTTCGGTGCAAAGCCGCGAGGCGCTCATCGACGAGCTGGCACGGGTCGAGCCCAACGAGCTGGTGGTGGTCGACGGCGAAGCCGAGCTCGCCGCGCTCGTGCGCAAGGCCTACGGTCGTTTGCCTCAATCACGGCTCAAGCGGGCTGACGCCACGGCGGAAGAGGCCCTTGCGTGGCTCGAGGACGCGCTGGGCGCGGGTCTACCCCGGGAGGCCCTGTCGCGGCTTCCCGCCGTGGCGCTCGCGGCTGCCCGCGTTCTGCGGTACGCCCGCGAAACCCAGGTGTTGGCCCCGCTGCCCATCGCGCGTCTCGAGCTTTACCATCGCGACGAACACCTCATCATCGACGAGCAAGCGCGGGCACACCTCGAGCTCACGGCCACCATGCTGGGGGGGCGCCGGGAGGGCAGCCTCTTGCACACCCTCGACGCCACGTGCAGCCCCATGGGGGGGCGGCTCTTGCGGCGGTGGCTGCTCTTCCCCTTGCTCGATGTGGCGGCCATCCGCCGGCGCCTCGACGCCGTCGAGCGGCTCGTGGCCCACCATGGCGCGCGCGACGAGGTGCGCCGGCATCTGGGAGCGCAAGGCGATGTGGAGCGGCTTGCCAGCCGGGCGCGGCTCGGGGTGGCGACGCCGCGCGATCTCGTGGTGCTGGGCCGCTCGCTCGCACGGCTGCCCAGCTTGGTAGAGGCGTTGTCGCAAGCGCGCCAGGATCTCGTACCCGAGGATCCGGCTCACGACGGGCTCGATCTCGGTCCGGACCTCGGGGGCGATCTCGCGCACGCGCTGCTCACCACCCTCGACGACAACGCGAGCGCGAGCACCAAGGAGGGCGGCTACGTGTTGGCCGGCGTCTCGCCCGAGCTCGACGAGTTGCGCGCCATCGCGAGCGGCGGCCGCGATCGCATTGCCGAGATCGAGGCGCGGGAACGGACCCGCACGGGTATCCCCTCGCTCAAAGTGAAGTTCAACAACGTCTTCGGCTATTTCATCGAGGTCACGAAGACCCACCTGGCTTCTGTGCCCGCCGATTACGTGCGCAAACAAACGGTGGCGAACGCCGAACGCTTCGTCACGGCCGAGCTCGGCGAGTACGAGGCCAAGATCCTGTCGGCCGACGAACGCAGGGTGGCGATCGAGCTCGGCATCTTCCAGGCCTTGCGCGACCAGGTGGCGGCGGCCTCGGACCGTTTGTTGGCGCTGGGGGCGAAAGTGGCGGCGGTGGACGTGCTGGCGGCGCTCGCCGAGCAGGCGCACCGCAACGGCTACGTGCGCCCCGACGTCGACGACGGGGAGGTGCTCGACCTTCGTGAGTGCCGCCATCCGGTGGTCGAGAGGTTGGCGGCTGCGGGTGGCTTCGTGCCGAACGACGTGCGCCTCGACACCGAAACTCAGCAGCTTCTGCTGGTCACGGGGCCGAACATGGCAGGCAAGAGCACCCTCATCCGCCAGGTGGCTCTTTCGGTGATCCTCGCGCAGATGGGCAGCTTCGTGCCGGCGCGAAGCGCCCGCGTGGGTGTGTGCGACCGGGTGTTCACGCGGGTGGGGGCCGGCGACAACCTGGCACGGGGGGAGTCGACCTTCCTCGTGGAGATGCGGGAGACGGCGCACATCCTTCGCAACGCCACCCGCAAGAGCCTGGTGATCCTCGACGAGATCGGGCGCGGCACATCGACCTACGATGGCGTCTCGATCGCGTGGGCCGTGGCGGAGCACCTGCACGATCGCGTGGGCGCGCGGGCCCTCTTCGCCACGCACTACCACGAGCTGTGCGCCTTGAGCGAGCTTCATCCGCGGGTGGTCAACGTGGCCGTGGCGGCGCGTGAGTGGAACGGAGACGTGGTCTTCTTGCGCAAGTTGATGCCGGGCGGGGCGAACCGCTCCTTCGGTGTGGAGGTGGCAAAGCTTGCGGGCCTTCCCGACGTGGTGGTGGCGCGGGCCCAGGAGATCTTGCGCACGCTCGAATCCGACCGGGCGGGCGGACGGGGCCCTTCGCCCGCCAAGCCCGCCCAGGAGCTTCCTCAGCTGGGGCTCTTCGACGGTGCGCGCCGACCGACGCCCGCTGCGGCGCCGGTTTTGCCGGCACCCTTGGCCGTACTCGAAGACATTGTGGCGCGCCTGCATGCCGTGCAGCCGGATGATTTGAGCCCGCGCGCCGCGTGGGCGTTGGTAGAAGAGCTGAGAAAGAAGTTGACCTCGACCGATAGTTCCGCACCATGA
- a CDS encoding DUF882 domain-containing protein — MRRRPRWAPVELFHINRRELFQLRIADSRGRPVKGAQKRFDRFFRCHHTDHAHRMDGRLIRLIYQVGQHYDGRRIEVISGYRDPSVAKNAKSPHKEGLACDFRVEGVPNQELRDYLRKTFDHVGVGYYPNSSFVHLDVRTGPSAFWIDYSAPGKNAMYADNPLADLKSGRAETFKPASIDPSWARDGAGEGGAPQDEGEGGGCCVEPDGPATSPEAPRNGAP; from the coding sequence GTGCGCAGGCGCCCGCGCTGGGCCCCGGTGGAGCTTTTTCACATCAACCGCCGGGAGCTCTTCCAGCTTCGCATCGCCGACAGCCGAGGGCGCCCCGTCAAGGGCGCGCAAAAGCGCTTCGACCGCTTCTTCCGCTGCCATCATACCGACCACGCCCATCGAATGGATGGGCGCCTCATCCGTCTCATTTATCAGGTGGGCCAGCACTATGACGGAAGGCGAATCGAAGTGATCTCCGGGTACCGCGATCCCTCCGTGGCCAAGAACGCCAAGAGCCCGCACAAGGAAGGGTTGGCCTGCGATTTTCGGGTCGAGGGTGTGCCGAACCAGGAGCTGAGAGACTATCTGCGGAAGACCTTCGACCACGTGGGTGTGGGCTACTATCCCAATTCGTCTTTCGTCCACCTCGACGTGCGCACGGGGCCGTCCGCCTTCTGGATCGACTACTCGGCTCCGGGAAAGAACGCGATGTATGCAGATAACCCACTGGCCGATCTGAAATCCGGGCGCGCTGAAACCTTCAAGCCTGCGAGCATCGATCCTTCCTGGGCGCGCGACGGCGCCGGCGAAGGAGGCGCGCCGCAAGACGAGGGAGAGGGGGGCGGGTGCTGCGTCGAGCCCGATGGGCCCGCGACCTCGCCCGAGGCGCCTCGAAACGGCGCACCGTAG
- the rpsT gene encoding 30S ribosomal protein S20, whose protein sequence is MANKKSAEKQNRQRVKRTAANNARRSAMRTAIKKVRAAISAKKADEVPVLLQEAVQLIDRTSGRGVVKKNTASRLVSRLTVAARHVSA, encoded by the coding sequence TTGGCCAATAAGAAGTCAGCAGAGAAGCAGAACCGCCAGCGCGTCAAGCGCACCGCCGCAAACAACGCTCGCCGTTCCGCCATGCGCACCGCCATCAAGAAGGTACGTGCCGCCATTTCCGCGAAGAAGGCGGACGAGGTCCCGGTCCTGTTGCAGGAGGCCGTGCAGCTCATCGACCGCACGAGCGGTCGCGGGGTCGTGAAGAAGAACACGGCGTCTCGTCTCGTCTCCCGTCTGACCGTGGCCGCCCGTCACGTCAGCGCCTGA
- the holA gene encoding DNA polymerase III subunit delta has translation MASKTPSGKGASSGTVKPAAAKAPKAGRASSGGTPFELVTQLERGELEPVYAFHGAERHLISRSLEAIRRAVVGPGAKGPALNEEHFDLKESGVSAVLNAARTLPMFARRMLVTARGLDQIKADALEPLVAYAQDPNPTTVLVLVADRADKVDGRLKAFAALKKLGVLHEFPRLRDQELPRWVEAEAQRQGVRIGADGARALAESAGPDLGRLAQALDQLALYAAHRDGRAPDEIERRHVEALIPESRERQVFELTRAMADGRIEKALALVGRLLGDREPPLLIQGALLRQLRQIWRAKELVASGAPRSDLPGALGVPPFALDEILGPARRISVPALKRGFDRLYQADRLLKSSRVDPELIVTRLVRDLASELARR, from the coding sequence GTGGCTAGCAAGACGCCTTCAGGCAAGGGGGCTTCGTCCGGGACCGTCAAGCCTGCGGCCGCCAAGGCGCCCAAAGCGGGGCGCGCTTCGTCGGGTGGTACACCGTTCGAACTCGTGACCCAGCTCGAACGAGGCGAACTGGAGCCTGTCTACGCGTTTCACGGCGCCGAGCGCCACCTCATATCGCGAAGTCTGGAAGCCATTCGCCGCGCCGTGGTCGGCCCCGGTGCCAAGGGCCCGGCGCTGAACGAAGAGCACTTCGACTTGAAGGAGTCGGGAGTCAGCGCGGTGCTAAACGCCGCACGCACTTTGCCCATGTTCGCCCGGCGCATGCTGGTGACGGCCCGTGGGCTCGACCAAATCAAAGCCGACGCCCTCGAGCCCCTCGTGGCGTATGCCCAGGATCCGAATCCCACCACTGTGCTCGTCCTTGTGGCCGACAGGGCCGATAAAGTCGATGGGCGTCTCAAGGCCTTCGCCGCACTCAAGAAGCTGGGCGTGCTGCACGAGTTCCCACGCCTGCGGGATCAAGAGCTGCCGCGCTGGGTGGAAGCGGAAGCCCAACGGCAGGGCGTTCGAATCGGCGCCGATGGCGCCCGGGCCCTTGCCGAGTCGGCCGGCCCCGACCTTGGGCGATTGGCCCAAGCGCTGGACCAGCTTGCCCTCTACGCCGCGCACCGGGATGGACGCGCCCCGGACGAGATAGAACGGCGGCACGTCGAGGCCCTCATTCCCGAAAGCCGGGAGCGCCAGGTGTTCGAGCTCACGCGGGCGATGGCCGATGGACGGATCGAAAAGGCGCTTGCGCTCGTGGGCCGCCTCCTCGGCGATCGCGAGCCCCCTTTGCTCATTCAAGGGGCGCTGCTGCGTCAGCTCCGCCAGATCTGGCGCGCCAAGGAACTCGTGGCCAGCGGCGCCCCGCGTTCGGACCTTCCAGGGGCCCTGGGTGTGCCCCCCTTCGCTCTCGACGAAATTTTGGGGCCCGCCCGCCGGATCAGCGTACCAGCACTCAAGCGCGGCTTCGATCGCCTCTACCAAGCCGACCGCCTGCTCAAGTCCTCGCGAGTGGACCCCGAGCTCATCGTGACCCGCCTCGTCCGCGACCTGGCCTCCGAACTGGCCCGGCGCTGA
- the mutY gene encoding A/G-specific adenine glycosylase, which produces MALKSLRGTFARRLLAWYERERRELPWRGQSDPYRIWISEAMLQQTVVATVIPYYHRFLARFPTVNSLAEADESEVLRLWSGLGYYSRARSLKRAAMEVVSRFGGALPAEEAALRALPGVGPYTAAAIAAIAFGRVAFALDGNAARVMARVSGEEGFIDEAKTRGALHAFGLALVPPGRSGDFAQAVMELGARVCVPRAPKCHLCPVAGVCVVRGTEDAKRLPRKRPRRAKRNVSWVCVAAERAGRLVLERRASPGLLGGTWALPSAEGGPDAPEEVARTALALAGLKLEALVTLPGHVRHVFTHLEVSATVVAAAVKGSLRSDRHRWVARGGEVELPLASFTRKLLAHVAAHGNEGASSRLTP; this is translated from the coding sequence ATGGCACTGAAGAGCCTGCGCGGAACGTTCGCGCGCCGGCTCTTGGCATGGTACGAGCGCGAGCGCCGCGAGCTGCCGTGGCGCGGGCAAAGCGATCCGTATCGGATTTGGATCTCGGAGGCCATGCTGCAGCAGACGGTGGTGGCCACGGTGATTCCCTACTATCACCGCTTCCTCGCGCGCTTTCCCACCGTGAACAGCCTGGCGGAGGCCGACGAGTCCGAGGTGCTGCGGCTGTGGTCGGGCCTTGGGTATTACAGCCGGGCGCGGAGCTTGAAGCGCGCCGCCATGGAAGTGGTGTCACGCTTCGGTGGGGCGCTGCCCGCGGAGGAAGCCGCGTTGCGTGCGCTGCCGGGCGTGGGCCCGTACACGGCGGCGGCGATTGCGGCGATTGCCTTCGGGCGGGTGGCGTTTGCGCTCGACGGAAACGCTGCGCGTGTGATGGCGCGGGTGTCCGGCGAAGAAGGTTTCATCGATGAGGCCAAGACCCGAGGGGCTCTGCATGCTTTTGGCCTGGCCTTGGTGCCCCCCGGGCGGAGCGGCGACTTCGCCCAGGCCGTGATGGAGTTGGGTGCCCGGGTCTGCGTTCCGCGGGCGCCCAAGTGCCATCTGTGTCCCGTGGCGGGCGTGTGTGTGGTGCGGGGAACGGAGGATGCGAAGCGACTGCCCCGGAAGCGGCCGAGGCGCGCGAAGCGTAACGTCTCGTGGGTGTGCGTGGCCGCCGAGCGCGCGGGACGTCTCGTGCTGGAGCGCCGTGCGTCCCCGGGCCTTCTCGGGGGGACCTGGGCCTTGCCCTCGGCAGAAGGCGGGCCTGACGCGCCCGAGGAGGTGGCGCGTACCGCGCTGGCCCTGGCGGGGTTGAAGCTCGAAGCGCTGGTGACGCTGCCGGGCCACGTGCGGCACGTGTTTACGCACCTCGAGGTCTCGGCGACGGTGGTTGCGGCCGCGGTGAAGGGTTCCTTGCGCTCCGACCGTCATCGCTGGGTGGCGCGGGGGGGAGAGGTGGAGTTGCCTCTGGCGTCGTTCACACGCAAGCTGCTGGCGCATGTCGCCGCCCACGGAAACGAAGGGGCGTCCTCGCGGCTCACGCCGTGA